The genomic DNA GGCACGGTGTCCAAGCACGTGCAGCGCCTGGTAGAGGCGGGGCTGGTGGTGCGCACGCCGATTCCGGGCAACCGCAAGGAGATCGAACTCGCGCTGTCGAAGGACGGCGAATTGGTGGTGGCAGCGCACGCCGCCATGCACGAGGAGATGGCCGACGGCGTCGGCGAGTTCCTACGGCGGTACGAGAATGCCGAGCTGGAGGTGATCGCCAAGGTGCTCCGCGACCTCACGGCGGCCCGCAAGGTCGGCGTCAGGCTGGTGCTCTAGAGCGGGGTTGGGACTTCCTCTTCCGACGGGAATTGGCCGGTGACCTGGAAGATGACCCGGCGGGCGACCTCGACGGCGTGATCGGCGAAGCGCTCGTAGAAGCGGCTCAGCAGCGTCACGTCGACTGCCGCGGTCACGCCGTGCTTCCACTCGCGGTCCATCAGCACGTTGAAGAGGTGACGGTGCAGGTCGTCCATCGCATCGTCCTCCTCGCGGATGCGGGCGGCCTTCTCCGGGTCGCGAGTGAGCAGTACCTCCTGGGCGCTGTTGCTCAGTTCGACTGCGACCCGGCCCATTTCGGCGAAGTAGCCGTTGACCTCCTCCGGCAGCGCGTGCTGCGGGTGGCGGCGGCGGGCGATCTTGGCCACGTGCAGCGCGAGCGCCCCCATGCGGTCGAGGTCGGCGACGATCTGGATCGCGCTGACGATCGAGCGGAGATCCCCGGCAACCGGCGCCTGCAGCGCGAGGAGCACGAACGCGGACTCCTCGGCACTGACGCTCAGCACGCTGATCTGATCGTGGTCGGTGATCACCTGTTCGGCCAGCGCCAAGTCGGCCTGCAGCAGGGCCTGGGTCGAACGCTCCATGGCGGCACCGGCAAGGCCACACATCTCGCCGAGCTGTTCGGACAGGGCAGCCAATTGCTCGTGGTACGCGGTACGCATGAAGGCCAGCCTACGTTCCGAACTGGTGAAACGTCACGACGCCGCAGGTGAACGTGCGGTGAATGGCGTCCCCGCGCTTCGTCACTCGCAGGTGGTGTCGGCGGCGTTGGTGACCGTCAGGTCCTCGGGGAGGTGGGTGGGCTGACTGCTCGAGTCCTTGAGGACCCGTACCTGCACCGGCAGGCCGCTCGGGGTGGGCGGTGCCACCGAGGCGAAGTCCGATCCGAGGACCACGCGGATTTCACTGCCCATGCCCGACACGCGCTCGATCGTGGGGCTGGAGAACGACGAGGCGACCGTCGCGGCGGCCTCCTCGTTGCCTGCCGAGAAGAACACGGTGGTGTTGTCGAGCGGACCCGGGTAGTCGTCGGGTTCGACGGTGTTGAACCCGTGGTTCTGCAGTTCGGTCGCAGCCGTCGTGGCCAGCCCGTCCTCGCCGGTGGAGTTCGACACCCGCACCGTGATCGCCGTGGGGTCGGTGGCGACGGCCTCGACCATCTCGTCGGCACTCTCGGGCTCGGGTTCAGTGCTGCTCTGCGTCTCAGACGGCGGGGCGTCGTCGGCGGGCTTCTCCTCGGGCAGCGGGTCGTCGTTGATGATCGCGTCGAACAACGCGCGCATGTCGTCCATGCGGGGTGTCTCGTTGCCGTACTCGTCGGCGTAGCCGACGGTGGGCACCGTCACGAACGTGATCCGTCCCGCGTTGACGCCCTGCACCGACTGCCCGAGGTCGACGAGGTCCTTGGTGTCGATGTTGTCGACGTAGCTGTCGGCGATGAACATGTTGACGACGTTGTTGAGCTTGCTCAGCGAGAAGAACGTGTCCTTCGAGATCAGCGAGCGCAGCAGCGACGACAGGAACAGCTGCTGACGCTTGATCCGGCCGTAGTCGCCGTTGGTCTCGGTGGTGACCTGGCGGGCGCGCACGTACTGCAGGGCGGTGTGGCCGTCGACCATCTGCCGGCCGGCCGTGGGCAGGACCGTGCCGAGTTCGTAGTCCTCCAGCGGGGTGGTGCTGCAGACCTCGACGCCGCCGAGCGCGTCGACCATCTTCGAGAAGCCGGCGAAGTCGACGGCCATGAAGCGGTTGACCGACAGGCCCGACAGCTTCTGGATGACCTTGACCAGACACTTCGGCCCACCGACGGCGTACGCCGAGTTGAGCTTGGTCTCCGTGTACACCTCCTCGAGGCCGTACATCGGGGACTCTTCGTCGGTAATCGGCCCGTACGCGCGGGTCTCGGGATTCCACGGCTCGCACTCCTGCGGCGTGATCGCGAGGTCGCGCGGGAAGGACACCGCGACGACGCGTTTCCGGTCCGCGGGGATGTTGACCATCATGATCGTGTCGGATCGCGCACCGTCGGCGTCGTCGGTGGTGCCCGCGCCCAGCTCGCTGTTGACGCCGAGGCGGGTGTCGGTTCCGACGATCAGGAAGTTCTCGTCGCCGAACTGGGCATTCGGATCGAGGATGTCGCGCGAGTTGGGGTCGAGCGCCGACACCTTGTTGAGGCTGCGGTTCTTCATCGACTGCCACTGCCATGCCGACCCGGTGAGCGCGAGTGCGAAGACTGCGATCAGGGCCGCCGCGACGCGTCCGACGACCATGGCCGACCGCCGCCTCCGGCGATCCCGCACGGCCGGGATGACGCGCGTCTCGCCGATGCGTTCGGGCGCAGCGGCAGGCTTGGACTTGCCGGACAGCACCGGCAGCTCGGAGGCGTGCGAGGCGTAGGCCGGGAGGATGTCGGTCTTCGGATCGGCCTCCACGGCGCCGAAGCCGAACACGGCCGTTGGTTCGGGCTCGGGTTCGGGCTCCGGCTGGGACTCGAGTGCCGGTCCGTCTTCGGGTTCGGGCTCCGGTTCTGGGTCCTCGCGAGCGCGGCGTCGGCGACGCTCCTCGCGCTTGGCCGGGGGAGCTGTGCCGCTGACCTTGGCGATCAGATCGGCGACGGTGACGACGCCGTCGGTGTGGTTGCCTGCGGCAGGCTCCGGCTCACCCGCGGCGGGATCCTCGTCGGGCTCGCTCGGCCGTGACACGGGACTCGCGCCCCGCTCCCACGGCGCGGCGCCTGGTGTCGGACGGGTCGATCGGGTAAGCCATTGATTGTCGTCGCTCGACCCGTCAGGACGCGGACGGCCGGGAGCGGCGTTGTCGCCGTCACTCATGTCCCGGTGGCCTCCGACTCTGATCGACGCTCATTCACCTCGAGCGCTCGTACTCGCCTCTGTCGAGACGTCCTAAGTTTCGTGCTCTCTAGTCTTGTAGCAGCACGACGACGGCTCCGCTAGTTGGAGCCGTTCACGATGGACTCCCATCGTACTGAGACATCCTGAGAACGGGCCAGCCAGCGGACGTGACAGTGCTGCGTCGGTGCGGTCTCGACGGCATCTCGGGAGACGTCGTCCCTAGCCGCCGGAATGCATGACGTCGGCCGCCGTCGGCACCGTGCAATCGTCCGGATCGTCGAGCCAGCCGTCGGGCAGTGACACCGACGCGGCGGATCCCTGCCGGCCGCGAGGGCCCTCGGCCGCGCGCGGGAACGGGACGTCCGGGTCGAGCTGGGCCAGCAGGTCGTCGAGTTCGGACAGCGTCTTGACCAGGGCCAACCCACGCCGCAGGTCCGCGCCGGCGGGGAACCCGTGCAGGTACCACGCGACGTGCTTGCGGATGTCGCGCATCGCCTTGTCCTCGCCGAAGTGGTCGGTGAGGAGTTCGCCGTGGCGGCGGATGATCCGGGTGACCTCGCCCAGGGTGGGCGGCGTCTTGATCGGGCGCCCGGCGAAGGCGGCGGACAGTTCGGCGAACAGCCACGGCCTGCCGAGGCAGCCGCGGCCGATGACCACGCCGTCGCATCCGGTGGCGTCCATCATCGCGATCGCGTCGCCGGCGTCGAAGATGTCGCCGTTGCCGAGCACGGGCACCGAGGTGACGTGTTGCTTGAGCTCGGCGATCTGCTCCCAGTCGGCCGTACCCGAGTAGCGCTGGGCAGCAGTGCGGGCGTGCAGCGCGACCGCGGCCGCACCTTCCTCGGCGGCGATCCGGCCCGCGTCGAGATGGGTGTGGTGCGCGTCGTCGATGCCGATGCGGAACTTCACGGTGACGGGGATGTCGGTGCCCTCGGTGGCGCGTACCGCGGCGGCGACGATCTCGCCGAACAACTTGCGCTTGTACGGCAGCGCGGCGCCGCCGCCCCTGCGGGTGACCTTGGGCACCGGGCAGCCGAAGTTCATGTCGATGTGGTCGGCGAGCCCCTCGTCGGCGATCATCTTCGCCGCCGCATAGGTGTTCACCGGGTCGACGCTGTAGAGCTGCAGCGAGCGCGGTGACTCCTCCGGCGCGAACGTCGTCATGTGCATCGTGACCGGATGGCGCTCGACGAGTGCACGGGCCGTCACCATCTCGCACACGTACAGGCCGCTGACGGTGCCTTCGCGAGCCAGTTCCAGTTCGCGGCACAGGGTGCGGAACGCGACGTTCGTGACGCCGGCCATCGGCGCCAGCACGACGGGGCTGCGCAAGGCGAACGGCCCGATCTTCAACCCGAGGGCAGGAGCGCAGCGACTCGGGGGATCGGGGAGTGCAGACCGAGCCGTATCGCCGGTTGTCGGCGCTTCAGGTGCGAGGGTCATCCCGCGGACGATGATCCCACCAGGAGGTTCTTGCGGGCCTTCTTCTCGGCGACCTGACGCTCGCGCTCGAGGCGGCGCTGCTTGGCCGTCTCGAACTTCTCGCAGGCGTCCTCAAGTTCCTCGATCAGGACGCCGAGGTCGTCGCGCATCTCGGCGGCCTCGCCGGTGAAGTCCTCGCGCTCGAAGATGCGCCACTTCTTCAGGACGGGCATCACGACGTCGTCGAGGTGGATGCGCGGGTCGTACACACCGCCGACGGCGATCGTGACGGCGCGGCGCCGGAACTCCGGCACGGTGTACCCGGGCATCTTGAAGTTGCGCAGCACCCGGTGCAGCGACTTCATCGCCTGGTTGGGCGCGATGTCGAGACCGGCGGCCGACACGTCGCGGTAGAAGATCATGTGCAGGTTCTCGTCGGCGGAGACGCGGGCCAACAGCTGGTCGGCGACCGTCTCGTTGCACGCCTTGCCGGTATTGCGGTGCGAGACGCGGGTGGCGAGTTCCTGGAACGTCACGTAGATGACGGAGTCGAACAGGCTCTCGGCGAACATGTCGCCCTGACCGTGCTGGCCGGGGCTGAAGCCGCGGGTGACCTGCTCGAGCCGGATGGTCTCGAGTTCGACGGGGTCGATCGCGCGGGTGACGATGAGGTAGTCGCGCAGGGCGATGCCGTGCCGGTTCTCCTCGGCGGTCCAGCGGTTGACCCACCAGCCCCAGGGGCCGTCCATGCTGAAGTTCATCGCGATCTCGCGGTGGTAGGACGGCAGGTTGTCCTCGGTGAGCAGGTTCTGCACCATGGCGGTCTGGGCGATGTCGGAGAGCTTCGACTGCTCGGGGCTCCACTCCTGGCCGCCGAGCGCGTAGAAGTTCTTTCCGTCGGACCACGGGATGTAGTCGTGCGGGTTCCAGTCCTTGCGCATGGACAGGTGCCGGTTGATGTTCTTCTCGACGACCGGTTCCAGTTCGCGCAGCAGGTGCAGGTCGGTCAGATCCTTCGACATGTGCCTATGTACTCCTCGCCTCGCGGGGGATGAGCCTCGCAGTTATCTGTACCTGGTGGTTGCACTCAATATATCTGTGTACCCCGGTGACATTCAAGCGCCGTGACCCGAGTGTGACGGGTGTTGCACGGCTGACACCCAAACCCCCGCCGCGGGCGGTACGATCCGTGTCAGACATACCCGTTCAGCAAAACCCCCGCCCGCCCAGGCGTGACGAAAGGTCCCGACCGACGTGAAGAATCTCTTGGTCCTCGGTGCCGGTGCCTGCGCAGCCGCGGCAGTTTCGGTGGGGTTGCTGGGCGCAGGCGTGGCCAGCGCCGACGATGCCGTCGTCGGTCAGACGTTTGCCGACGCCAAGGCCGCGCTGAGCCAGCAGGGGATGAGCGCTCAGGTCGCGACCACGGTCGGAGACCGCAAGGACTGGAACGAGTGCATCGTGACGAGCGCCACGCCGGCCTCGAGCATCGACGGCTTCGGCGAGTCCAAGGGTGGCGTCATGAACGTCAACCTCAATTGCTACGCAAAGTACGGAACCGCGCTGTGGCCGGGCTACTCCCTGCAGAGCCCGACCGGCCGCAAGATGTACGAGGCCGACCTCGCAGCAAAGGAGCAGCGCGAGGCCCAGCAGGCGGCCGCGCAGCAGCAGGCCGAGGCGGCGGAACTCGCTGGCGAAGATGCTCAGGTAGCCGGCGAGTAGACGTCGGGTAAACGCTGCTGAGGGCCCTATTCCTCAGTCGACGACTGGTCGTGCGCGCCCGTCTCCGCGGAGGTACTATCCCCGCGGGCGGGCAAGGTTTCGACGGCAGATAGGGCACACGTGAAGAAGCTCATCGTTATTGGTTCGGGCGCGGCATGCGCGTTCGCGCTCTCCGCTGTGCTGGGCACCGGGGTCGCAGCCGCCGACGACTACGCGGGTCAGTCCTACGCCGATGCGTCGTCCGCGGCGAGCGACAACGGTCTGACCGTCGTGGTGGCGAGTCGCGTGGGTGACAAGGTCAGCGAGGATGAATGCCTCGTCGTGCGCTCGCAGGACGCGCCGTTCACCAGCGCGATCGACGGCGCAGGCGTCGAGGACACCGTGCAGTTCTACTTGAACTGCAATGCAGGCGTGGCCTCCGCGACCACGCCCGGCAATTCGATGGCGAGCGCCGTGGGCCGCGAGACCAGGGCGGCCGAGGAAGAAGCCGCGGCGGCGCAGAACGAGCAGGATCAACTCGCCGAGGCTGGCGAGACTCCCGGCGCGACCATCTCGCTCCCCGAAGGCTAGAACCTCAGGCAGTCGGCGCCCGGCTGAGCAGCATGTCGACGCAGTAGTCGATGAACTGCTCCCGGGTCGTCGCGAGCCTGCCGTTCAGGTAGGCGGTGAAGAGCGCCGTCAGGGCGCCCACCAGGCCGGTCGCGACCATGGCCTGCACACCCGGGTCGGTGATGCGGGTCAGCTTGTGCTGCAGCAGGTCGATGAACGTCGGCATCCACTCCGCGCCGGAGCGCGCGAGCACGGGTTCGCGCTCGGGGGCGATAAGCAGGACGCGGCCGCGCGCCGGATCGTCGACCATCAGCGTCACGAACCGTTCGACGGCGTCGCGCGGTGTGGTCGACGACGTCAGCGCCGACATGGCCGTGCTGCACACGTCGTCGTAGACCGCGCGGACGAATTCGTCGCGGTCACTAAAGCTCTCGTAGAAGTAGCGTTCCGTCAGGCCGGCTTCCTTGCAGACCGCCCGCACGGTCAGCGCCGGACCGGCCGCGCCACCGAGTAGTGCGACGCCCGCGGCGACGAGTTTGTCGCGACGCAGCGCCTGGCGGTCCTGCAGGGGCACACCAGACCATTGGCTCCGTCGTTGACCGGACGTCACATCCCTCCTAAGCTCATAGATGACAACGCTTGTAGTCAGAGTGTCCGTCTGAGTTCCAGGAGATGCCGCCAGTGACACAAGATACGTCCCCGTCGTGCCCCGTCACCAGCGCGGCCGACCTCGCCGTCGGCTGCCCCGTCGCCCCGGGCGGGTATGACGCCCCGCCGGCGCCGCTGGGACCCGACTCGCTGACGTGGAAGTACTTCGGCGACTGGCGCGGCCTGCTGCAGGGGCCGTGGGCCGGCTCGATGCAGAACATGCACCCCCAGCTCGGTGCTGCCGTCGAGGAGCACTCCACCTTCTTCATCGAGCGCTGGCAGCGTCTGCTGCGGTCGCTGTACCCCATCGGCGGCGTGGTCTTCGACGGCGACCGGTCGCCGCGCACCGGTGCCGAGGTCCGCGACTATCACGTCGACATCAAGGGCGTCGACGCCCAGGGTCGGCGTTATCACGCACTCAATCCGGACGTCTTCTACTGGGCGCACTCGACGTTCTTCGTCGGCACGCTGATCGTCGCCGAACGCTTCTGTGGCGGGCTCACCGAGGCGCAGAAGCGGCAACTGTTCGAGGAGCACAAGACCTGGTACGCCATGTACGGCATGAGCACGCGACCGGTGCCCGAGACCTGGGAGGACTTCCAGGACTACTGGGATCACATGTGCCGCAACGTGTTGGAGAACAACTACGCCGCACGGGCCGTCCTCGACCTCAGTGAGTTGCCCAAGCCACCGTTCGCGGACAAGCTGCCCGACTGGATGTGGAAGCTGCAGCGGCCGCTCGTCGCGCGGTTCTTCGTCTGGTTCACCGTTGGGTTGTACGACCCGCCCGTGCGCGAACTGATGGGCTACGAGTGGACCGCGCGCGACGAATGGCTGCACCGCCGCCTCGGCAACGCGGTCGGCCGGGTATTCGCGCTACTGCCCGAGCGGGTCCGCATGCACCCCCGTGCGCGCGCGGGCTGGGACCGCGCCAACGGGCGCCTCCCGGCTGATGCGCCACCCCCGGAAACCCCTGCGCGGAATCTGCCGCCGCTGCAGGAGCGGGGCAACCCGATGCACTACTGCCCGAACGTCTGACGGCAGGGCGCGCTGCGTCTGCCGCTACCGTGTAGCCGATGACGAGCCCTGAACTCATCGGGGGACGGTACGAACTGCGCGGCGTCCTCGGCCGTGGCGGCATGGCCGAGGTGCACTCGGCCTGGGACGTCCGGCTCAACCGACCCGTCGCCGTCAAGCTGCTGCACCCCTCGCTGCTCGGCGACCCGGACTCCCGGACGCGCTTCGAGTTCGAGGCGAGGGCGGCCGCCGGACTGGCCCACCCCAACATCGTCGTCGTCCACGACAGCGGCGAACAACCACCGCACGGCGTGCCCTTCCTGGTCATGGAGCAACTTCCGGGAGCGTCGCTGGCAGATGAGATCGCCAGGGGACCGTTGCCCGTGCCACGGGTGCGCAGCGTGCTGGCGGACGTCCTCGCGGGTCTGGGTGCGGCGCACGCGGCAGGCATCCTGCACCGCGATGTGAAACCCGCCAACGTACTGTTCGCCGAGACGGGGCAGGCCAAGCTCGCCGACTTCGGGATCGCGAAGTCGGGCAGCGCCAGCCTGACCCGCGCCGGCCAGATCTTCGGCACGATGGCCTATTTGAGCCCCGAGCGGATCGCGGGCAGGCCCGCCACCCCCGCCGACGACCTCTACGCCGTCGGGGCCATGGGCTACGAGGCGCTGACCGGTGCCATGCCCTTCCCGCAGAGCGAACCGGCTGCCCTGGTGCGGGCGATCGCCGCACACGACGTGGTTCCGCTGCAGACGGCCCGCCCGGACGTCGACGCCGGACTGGCCACGGTGATCGAGCGCGCGATGGCGCCCGATCCGTCGCAGCGCTTCTCGAGCGCGGCGGAGATGCGGGCCGCGCTGCTCTCGGTACGGCCGGCCACGCGCGTGATGACCGCCCCGCCGCTGCCGATGACGACCGGCGCAGTGCTGCCACCGCCGCCACCGGACCGCAGGCGGCGCGTGATGGGCGGCGTAGCGGCCGGTGCCGCCGTCCTGCTGGCGCTGGTGTTCGTGATCGTCGAGGCGACGCGGTCCTCGCCCGCCACCCCCAGCCCTGCCGCCACCACGACGCCGACCACCACCACGTCGAGTACGACGACGACCACCACGACGCCCCCGCCGACGACGTCGTCGCTCGCGCCGGCGCCGATTCAGACCGAGCCGCGCCGGGGTCCGGGTAATGGGAACGACAAGCCGAAGAAGCCCAAGGGCGACGACGATTGAGCGGTATTTCGCGAGGTGCCCCCACCAGGGCTCGAACCTGGGACCTGCGGATTAAAAGTCCGTAGCTCTACCAACTGAGCTATAGGGGCGCGGAAGTCAGGATACTGGGCCACCCTCGTTTGAGGATTTGGGTGTCGATCCCCTAAGCTATCGAAGCTCCCAGCGTTCCGGCGCCGGGAGTACCCCGAAGAGATTCGGCTTGGCCCCCTTCGTTTAGCGGCCTAGGACGCCGCCCTTTCAAGGCGGTAGCGCGGGTTCGAATCCCGTAGGGGGTACGACGCAACGGCGGCAACGTCGGAGCAGCAGTAACGCAGGAAGAGCAAGGCCCTGTGGCGCAGTTGGTTAGCGCGCCGCCCTGTCACGGCGGAGGTCGCGGGTTCGAGTCCCGTCAGGGTCGCCATCATTGGCGAGGCACATCGGTGTGAGTCGGTTGCCTTCCGGCCAGGTAGCTCAGTTGGTACGAGCGTCCGCCTGAAAAGCGGAAGGTCGCCGGTTCGATCCCGGCCCTGGCCACTTCAGTACAGTGCGAATCCCGTTGCCGGGGCCCAATCGGGTCATTCCGCTCGGAACACTCCCGCGGTCGCGAAGCCGACCCGATGGCGTGCGCGCTCGGCGTCGTCGCCGAAGCGATCGATGCCCCATGACACGGCCGTGATGAGTTGGAACAGCTCCTCGGCGGTGACGGTCGCCGATGCCGCACCATGGTCGCGCGCCCGGTGCAGGAAGTCGCGGGTCCGGTCGGTCAGGCGCGTCGAGACGTCCTGCACCGGCGAGGTGTCGTCGGCGATCGTGGTGGCGATGCACGTCGGCAGCTCCTGCCAGATGCGCAGCGCCCACGCGAGCCGGAACAGCCACTCCCGCAGCCCCTCGTCGGCTTCCATGTCGCGCTCGATCGCGTCCGACTCCTGGAGCAGGTCGCCGATGCTGTCCTCGATGACGGCGGCGAGCAGATCGTTGCGGGTGGGGAAGTTCCGGTAGAGGGTCGCGTTGCCGACGCCTGCGGCACTGGCGATGCCGTCGAGCGAGGCGAAGATCCCGTCGGTGTCGAAGACCGCCCGTGCGGCGCGCAGGATCGCGTCGCGGTTGCGCTTGGCGTCGGCCCGGAGCGGGCGTGCCGTTTGCGTGTTCACCGTCACCTAGCCATCGGTTGCATAAGTGGGGATAGTCCCCACATACTGATCTGGGGACCAACCCCACTTATGAACGACCCTACAGCAGGAGTGACGATGACAGAGCGACTCGACGGTCGGACAGTGCTGGTGACCGGAGCGAACGGCGGGCTCGGGGAGGAGTTCGTGCGCCAGGCCCTCGACCGGGGTGCACGCAGGGTCTACGCCAGCGCGCGCAGGCCGCGGGAGTGGAACGACGAGCGCATCGTGCCGCTGCCGCTCGACTTGACCGACACGGCATCGGTCGCCGGTGCAGCTGCCACGGCGTCCGACGTCGACCTGGTGGTCAACAACGCTGCCATCGCACCCGCCGACGACGTCTCCGTCCTCGCCGGCGACGAGGAGGTCCTGCGCCGCATCTTCGAGACCAACGTCATCGGCAACCTGCGGGTGGCCAAGGCCTTCGCGCCCGTGTTGGCCGCCAACGGCGGTGGCGCGCTGCTGAACGTCCTGTCACTGGCAGCCTGGTTGCCGCTGCCCACCGCCTACGCGGCATCCAAGGCTGCGATGTGGTCGGCCACCAACGCACTCCGGGGCGAACTCGCCCCGCAGGGCACCACCGTCACGGGCCTGCTCGTCGGCATGGTCGACACGCCCATGACGACACGCTGGGACATGCCCAAGGTCAGCCCGGCCAGTGTCGTGGATCAGGCGTATGACGGCGTCGCCACCGGGGCGTTCGAGGTACACGCCGACGAGGACACCCGCGACGTGAAGGCCCGGCTCAGCGGCAGCTCGGAGGAACTAAACGCCTACATCGCCTCGAAGCTCGTCGACTTCTAGGCGCGACACGGCCAGGACGCGAAAGGACCGCCCGAAGTCGATGACCTCGGGCGGCCCATTCAGCCAGCCTGTTTCGGCTGTGGTGCGGCGTTACTTGTCGCTGGCGCGCTCGGCCTGACGCTTTTCCTTCTCGGCGTCAGCCAGGCTCTCGACCTTGTCGGCCTGGGCCCGCTTCTGCGCCGCTTCGGTGCGCTTGTCACGCGCATCGTCGCGCTTGGCCTCGGCGGCGTTGGTGACCGCCTTCTCCTGGGCGCGAATCGCGGACGTCTCTGCGCGACGTGCGTTCTCGGCCGACTGCACGCGCTTCTCGGCGACCTCGTCGGCCTGCTTCTTCACCGCCGCGGCCCGCTGGGCTGCGGTCTGCGTTGCGGCACGCTTCTTCTCGTCGGCGGCCTGCCGGGCCTCGCTCATGCGACGGTTCTTCTCGGCATGCGCGTCCTCAGCCTGCTCCTGAGCCTGCTCGCGCTTCGCCTCGAGCCGCTCGTCGGCCTGGCGACGCTTGGCCTCGGCCTCGGCCTCGAGAGTGGCTGCGCGTCCCAGGGTTTCGCTGCGCTCGACCAACGCCGACCCGCGTGCGGCGAGATCGGCATCGCCCAGGACGGATCCAACGGTCGAGTCCAAAGAGCCGAGCGAGCGCTCGTAGAACAGACGGGCGGGGGCTTCGGAGTCCCAACGCGAGACGACGCGGTCTTCGATCAGCTGCAAGGGAAACCGCGCGAGGGAGTACTGAAAGCGCAGGACGGCAAAGGGTATTTCGAGAATCTTCATTGATGAACTCCTGTTGGGGTCGCTGCTCACGGTAGGTCGGCTTGGTCGGTCAATGCTTCGGCCTCGCGCCGCAACCGCGCCGCCTCGACCTCGGGTGCGGCTGCGTCACGTGCCGCTCGCTGGTGCTCGTCGAGGGCGCCGTCCACCTGGTCGACGGCATTCTCGACCTTGGCGTCCTCGGCGGCCTTGGCGACCGCAGCCTTCTGCGCCGCCTCGGCCTCGGCCTGCGTGCGCTGGGCCGCAGCGTCGCGCTGGGCCGCTGCTTCCGCGGCTTGCTTCTGCGCTGCGGACTGCGCCCGCGCCTCGGTCTTGACTGCAGTGGTCTCGGCGTCGACCTCGCGGCGAGCCTCGAAGCTCTCCTTCTGCGCCTCGGCCTGCTGCTGGCGTGCCTGGTCGGCCTCGGCCTTGGCGACGGCCTCGACGCTGTTGGCTTCCTTGCGCTCCTGCGCCTGAGTCTGCTCAAGCTGGCCCTCGGCGGTGAGCGAGTCATTGCCCGTGACGGCTCCGGCGATCTCCTTCGCCTTGCCCTTCACGGAGTCGAACAGACCCTTGCGTGCCTGGTCTGAAGTACTGTCGTCAGTCATCGGTCCCCTTTCGACCTCGGTGGAATCCAAGGCAGAATTGCTCAGTGGTGTCTGCGGAGTAATTCCACGTGTGGAGAATGCGAAACCCCTCGTGATCTGCGCCACTCGGTGCTGCGCGACCCAGAAAAGGGAGCGGGTAGGTTACCCACATGGTCCGGCCTGCGCAGACGGCGCGCAGCGAGCGAACTCGCGATGCATTGCGTAGGGCTGCGTTGGTCCGATTCCTGGGCCAGGGCGTCGAGGACACGTCGGCCGAGCAAATCTCCGCAGACGCCGGCGTCTCGCTGCGCACCTTCTACCGTCACTTCTCCTCCAAGCACGACCTGCTGTTCGCCGACTACGACGCCGGACTCGAGTGGTTCCGCACAGCCCTGGCCGAGCAGACGGGTGAGCAATCGCTGATCGATTCCGTCCACGCCGCGGTCATGGCGGCGCCGTACGACGTCGAAGCCGTGGCGAAGATCGCCGAACTGCGTACCCAGGAACTCGACGCGGGGCGCATCGTGCGCCACGTGCGTCAGGTCGAGGCAGACTTCGCCGAGGCCGTCGAGGAGTACCTGACCCGCACCGAGTCCCCGGGCGCGGACACCGACGACCGCCTGCGCGTGACGGTCACCGCCCGATGCGTCGCCGCGG from Mycolicibacterium arabiense includes the following:
- a CDS encoding LCP family protein, whose amino-acid sequence is MSDGDNAAPGRPRPDGSSDDNQWLTRSTRPTPGAAPWERGASPVSRPSEPDEDPAAGEPEPAAGNHTDGVVTVADLIAKVSGTAPPAKREERRRRRAREDPEPEPEPEDGPALESQPEPEPEPEPTAVFGFGAVEADPKTDILPAYASHASELPVLSGKSKPAAAPERIGETRVIPAVRDRRRRRSAMVVGRVAAALIAVFALALTGSAWQWQSMKNRSLNKVSALDPNSRDILDPNAQFGDENFLIVGTDTRLGVNSELGAGTTDDADGARSDTIMMVNIPADRKRVVAVSFPRDLAITPQECEPWNPETRAYGPITDEESPMYGLEEVYTETKLNSAYAVGGPKCLVKVIQKLSGLSVNRFMAVDFAGFSKMVDALGGVEVCSTTPLEDYELGTVLPTAGRQMVDGHTALQYVRARQVTTETNGDYGRIKRQQLFLSSLLRSLISKDTFFSLSKLNNVVNMFIADSYVDNIDTKDLVDLGQSVQGVNAGRITFVTVPTVGYADEYGNETPRMDDMRALFDAIINDDPLPEEKPADDAPPSETQSSTEPEPESADEMVEAVATDPTAITVRVSNSTGEDGLATTAATELQNHGFNTVEPDDYPGPLDNTTVFFSAGNEEAAATVASSFSSPTIERVSGMGSEIRVVLGSDFASVAPPTPSGLPVQVRVLKDSSSQPTHLPEDLTVTNAADTTCE
- the phoU gene encoding phosphate signaling complex protein PhoU; amino-acid sequence: MRTAYHEQLAALSEQLGEMCGLAGAAMERSTQALLQADLALAEQVITDHDQISVLSVSAEESAFVLLALQAPVAGDLRSIVSAIQIVADLDRMGALALHVAKIARRRHPQHALPEEVNGYFAEMGRVAVELSNSAQEVLLTRDPEKAARIREEDDAMDDLHRHLFNVLMDREWKHGVTAAVDVTLLSRFYERFADHAVEVARRVIFQVTGQFPSEEEVPTPL
- a CDS encoding acyl-ACP desaturase: MSKDLTDLHLLRELEPVVEKNINRHLSMRKDWNPHDYIPWSDGKNFYALGGQEWSPEQSKLSDIAQTAMVQNLLTEDNLPSYHREIAMNFSMDGPWGWWVNRWTAEENRHGIALRDYLIVTRAIDPVELETIRLEQVTRGFSPGQHGQGDMFAESLFDSVIYVTFQELATRVSHRNTGKACNETVADQLLARVSADENLHMIFYRDVSAAGLDIAPNQAMKSLHRVLRNFKMPGYTVPEFRRRAVTIAVGGVYDPRIHLDDVVMPVLKKWRIFEREDFTGEAAEMRDDLGVLIEELEDACEKFETAKQRRLERERQVAEKKARKNLLVGSSSAG
- the dusB gene encoding tRNA dihydrouridine synthase DusB; its protein translation is MKIGPFALRSPVVLAPMAGVTNVAFRTLCRELELAREGTVSGLYVCEMVTARALVERHPVTMHMTTFAPEESPRSLQLYSVDPVNTYAAAKMIADEGLADHIDMNFGCPVPKVTRRGGGAALPYKRKLFGEIVAAAVRATEGTDIPVTVKFRIGIDDAHHTHLDAGRIAAEEGAAAVALHARTAAQRYSGTADWEQIAELKQHVTSVPVLGNGDIFDAGDAIAMMDATGCDGVVIGRGCLGRPWLFAELSAAFAGRPIKTPPTLGEVTRIIRRHGELLTDHFGEDKAMRDIRKHVAWYLHGFPAGADLRRGLALVKTLSELDDLLAQLDPDVPFPRAAEGPRGRQGSAASVSLPDGWLDDPDDCTVPTAADVMHSGG
- a CDS encoding MarR family winged helix-turn-helix transcriptional regulator, giving the protein MKTKSALVADVNELLIAVKDKLESDEDGDAERDYMVERCPPRLEGAVRSLPTLAMHLLAHLADGATGVVGLAARSGQLKGTVSKHVQRLVEAGLVVRTPIPGNRKEIELALSKDGELVVAAHAAMHEEMADGVGEFLRRYENAELEVIAKVLRDLTAARKVGVRLVL
- a CDS encoding TetR/AcrR family transcriptional regulator produces the protein MTSGQRRSQWSGVPLQDRQALRRDKLVAAGVALLGGAAGPALTVRAVCKEAGLTERYFYESFSDRDEFVRAVYDDVCSTAMSALTSSTTPRDAVERFVTLMVDDPARGRVLLIAPEREPVLARSGAEWMPTFIDLLQHKLTRITDPGVQAMVATGLVGALTALFTAYLNGRLATTREQFIDYCVDMLLSRAPTA